Proteins from a single region of Nerophis ophidion isolate RoL-2023_Sa linkage group LG08, RoL_Noph_v1.0, whole genome shotgun sequence:
- the cdc42ep1a gene encoding cdc42 effector protein 1, whose protein sequence is MNLQEKLSGLKGLVTHSQSKRRFKGDLTVDMISPPLGDFRHTMHVGRGGDVFGDTSFLSNHGGSTNAGNGETESMSTPDNKLGAYFSRKLQQIRRGSDNRPREVSKDAGLPPPAISPIIKNAVSLPRLDVDMCNGSPITKVLFPSSQSTPGERTSSYGLESGFVTLPRLSRSERQQPSISNPAPCGSLTAPTDANLSTGASTDRKFTAFSDSLGSLDTFNFDMGPSLMSEVFGLLEGDNEAWEREDMGSAWGLTNEGSEMDSATISYVDSLLREDCVGRKSPHVTEWDDDDVEVNGTPMSGRLADTPRGGSPERASLGLKMESERFQSAADVLARHYGGQGLWKGHGTVEAPDSEMRSIGQLKKKASYSYTDDDDEIKV, encoded by the exons ATGAATCTGCAAGAAAAGCTCTCCGGCCTGAAGGGTCTGGTCACACACTCTCAAAGCAAACGGCGCTTTAAAGGCGACCTCACAGTGGACATGATCAGCCCCCCTCTGGGTGACTTTCGCCACACAATGCACGTTGGCCGTGGCGGTGATGTGTTCGGGGACACTTCCTTCCTCAGCAACCATGGCGGCTCAACCAATGCGGGCAATGGCGAAACGGAGTCAATGTCCACACCGGACAATAAGCTTGGAGCGTATTTCTCCAGGAAACTGCAACAAATCCGCAGGGGCTCTGACAACCGACCCAGGGAGGTATCCAAGGATGCAGGACTGCCACCCCCGGCCATTTCTCCCATTATCAAGAATGCAGTCTCCCTCCCAAGGCTGGATGTGGATATGTGTAACGGGAGTCCCATCACCAAGGTGCTTTTTCCAAGTTCTCAAAGCACGCCAGGAGAAAGGACAAGTTCTTATG GTTTGGAATCTGGCTTTGTCACTCTTCCTCGTCTGTCCCGCTCTGAGCGCCAGCAGCCCTCCATCTCCAACCCTGCTCCTTGCGGCTCTCTGACCGCCCCCACCGACGCCAATTTATCCACCGGCGCTAGCACCGACCGCAAGTTCACCGCCTTCTCCGATTCCCTCGGCTCCCTGGACACCTTCAACTTTGACATGGGCCCCTCCCTCATGAGTGAAGTTTTCGGCTTACTTGAGGGAGACAATGAGGCCTGGGAGAGAGAGGACATGGGGTCGGCGTGGGGGCTCACCAACGAGGGATCGGAGATGGACTCGGCCACAATCTCGTACGTGGACTCCCTGCTGAGAGAGGACTGCGTGGGAAGGAAAAGTCCACACGTCACAGAATGGGATGACGACGACGTGGAGGTGAACGGAACGCCGATGTCTGGGAGACTAGCAGATACGCCGAGAGGCGGGTCACCCGAGCGAGCCAGTTTGGGCCTGAAAATGGAGAGTGAGCGCTTCCAGAGTGCTGCCGATGTGCTCGCACGCCATTATGGAGGTCAGGGCCTCTGGAAGGGTCACGGCACGGTGGAGGCGCCAGATTCTGAGATGAGGAGCATTGGGCAGTTGAAGAAGAAAGCATCCTACAGCTAcacggatgatgatgatgaaatcaAAGTCTGA
- the sh3bp1 gene encoding SH3 domain-binding protein 1 — protein sequence MLRQSLSIFKQLGSSAKSHDVSELLHEDLVVVEQRVEPAKRAAHMLHKKLLGCMQSQTGLDAEKRMKKLPLMLLSISMAESFKDFDAESPIRRVLEMCCFMEKKLATLLADYEMNMEKQVLEPLNKLSEDELPEILKNKKHFAKLNTDWNNARLRSQGSTGPQAKQDGLKEEEEEAWRKLETIKNQYSADLYHFATKEEDYASYFIRLLELQAEYHKHSHEFLDRNICELKENHSHKEPPGNLYRQKVFGESLASHLHESNREIAAPIQECIHMLLRTGMREEGLFRLAAAASVVKRLKTCMDHGVVDQSEFRMDPHAVAGALKCYLRELPEPLMTFELYDDWFKAAGEKDVSEKLEKFRALLKKLPAENYNNLSYLVQFLSRLSEQQSANKMTPSNIAIVLGPNLLRPLAEGEIPQLDMASASSVQVVTVIEPLIQYSATLFPEEVSFEVPELPEAQDDPLVQSSISKPTPLSRTVSCASTASTASSSSYHHPLSKTNSMSSQEGVSSVKAGSARRLAWSGPASEAATAQIETPALPSNQNPTLHPRTVRSSQGPSRDQAQKQLSQLENISEAPPCSAKAVVGITPNKPKRNVSMRKANKANEPMTVFDSKPKAPEPPKPRAPVAPPGIMPPAQPTGLKKMPFKKPAVKAPNCPPPRPPALQSTEAQ from the exons GTCACATGATGTCAGCGAGCTTCTACATGAAGACCTGGTTGTG GTGGAGCAGCGGGTGGAACCAGCCAAGAGAGCAGCACATATGCTCCACAAGAAGCTGCTGGGCTGCATGCAGAGTCAGACAGGACTGGATGCTGAAAAACGGATG AAGAAGCTTCCTCTGATGCTGCTGTCAATCAGCATGGCGGAAAGCTTCAAAGACTTTGATGCAGAGTCTCCCATCAG GAGGGTGCTGGAGATGTGTTGCTTTATGGAGAAGAAGTTAGCCACCCTGCTCGCAGACTATGAGATGAACATGGAGAAGCAAGTGTTGGAACCGTTGAATAAACTTAGTGAG GATGAACTACCAGAGATCCTCAAAAACAAGAAGCACTTTGCAAAGCTCAACACAGATTGGAATAATGCACGACTCAG GAGCCAGGGTAGCACCGGTCCACAGGCAAAGCAGGATGGACtcaaggaggaagaagaagaagcttgGAGGAAGTTGGAGACCATCAAG AATCAGTATTCAGCAGATCTGTATCACTTTGCAACCAAAGAAGAGGACTACGCCAGCTACTTCATTCGC CTTTTGGAGCTGCAAGCGGAATACCACAAACATTCACACGAATTCCTGGATAGAAATATATGCGAACTCAAAGAGAATCACAGCCACAAAG AGCCACCAGGGAACCTCTATCGACAAAAGGTTTTTGGGGAGTCTCTAGCCTCTCATCTGCATGAAAGCAACAGGGAGATCGCTGCCCCCATCCAAGAGTGTATTCACATGCTTCTCAGAACAGGAATGCGCGAAGAG GGTTTATTTCGGCTAGCGGCTGCTGCCTCTGTGGTGAAGAGGCTGAAGACGTGTATGGATCATGGGGTGGTCGACCAGAGCGAGTTCAGAATGGATCCCCACGCTGTGGCTG GAGCACTGAAGTGTTACCTGCGAGAACTTCCTGAACCTCTAATGACCTTTGAACTCTACGACGACTGGTTTAAAGCAGCAGG TGAAAAAGATGTCAGTGAGAAGCTGGAGAAGTTCCGAGCGCTGCTGAAGAAACTGCCGGCAGAAAACTACAACAACCTCAG TTATCTAGTCCAGTTCTTGTCCCGGCTGTCCGAGCAGCAGTCTGCCAACAAGATGACGCCCAGTAACATCGCCATCGTCCTGGGGCCCAACCTGCTGCGACCGCTAGCAGAGGG GGAAATTCCCCAGCTGGACATGGCGTCCGCCTCCTCTGTCCAGGTGGTGACGGTTATCGAGCCTCTTATTCAATACAGCGCCACGCTCTTCCCTGAAG AGGTGTCCTTTGAGGTCCCAGAGCTTCCAGAAGCCCAAGATGATCCTCTAGTCCAGTCCTCCATCTCCAAACCCACGCCGCTGAGCAGAACAGTGTCCTGTGCCTCCACAGCCTCCACAGCTTCCTCATCCTCCTACCATCACCCTCTCTCCAAGACCAACAG TATGTCCTCTCAAGAGGGCGTCTCCTCTGTGAAAGCCGGTTCTGCTAGGCGCTTGGCGTGGAGCGGGCCCGCGTCCGAGGCAGCAACCGCCCAAATAGAAACACCCGCCCTGCCGTCAAACCAGAACCCGACGCTGCATCCTAGAACTGTGAGATCCAGCCAAGGACCGAGCAGGGACCAAGCCCAAAAACAATTGAGCCAGTTGGAGAATATTTCAGAGGCCCCGCCATGCTCTGCCAAAGCAGTTGTGGGGATCACACCAAACAAAC CAAAGAGAAACGTCAGTATGAGAAAAGCCAACAAAGCTAACGAGCCGATGACGGTTTTCGACAGCAAACCCAAAGCCCCGGAGCCGCCAAAGCCACGGGCCCCTGTGGCACCCCCGGGTATTATGCCCCCAGCTCAACCTACTGGCCTCAAAAAGATGCCGTTTAAAAAGCCCGCCGTTAAAGCCCCAAACTGCCCTCCGCCACGCCCCCCTGCATTGCAGTCCACAGAAGCACAGTAA